In Planctomycetota bacterium, a genomic segment contains:
- a CDS encoding DUF86 domain-containing protein — protein sequence MRLEAKKLLEDMRQAGALVLDFTAGKTFEDYAGDKLLRSAVQRQFEIIGEALSRLARREPAAAAKITDRRQIISFRNVLIHGDDIVDDQVVWDVVRHKLPALLAEVQALLAEGA from the coding sequence ATGCGGCTTGAGGCGAAGAAGCTGCTCGAAGACATGCGGCAGGCCGGCGCCCTCGTCCTCGACTTCACGGCCGGCAAGACCTTCGAGGACTACGCCGGCGACAAGCTCTTGCGGTCCGCCGTTCAGCGCCAGTTCGAGATCATCGGCGAAGCCCTCAGCCGCCTGGCCAGGCGTGAGCCCGCCGCGGCCGCGAAGATCACCGACCGCAGGCAGATCATCTCGTTCCGCAATGTCCTGATACACGGGGACGACATCGTGGACGATCAGGTCGTCTGGGATGTTGTGCGCCATAAGCTGCCGGCCCTGCTGGCGGAGGTCCAGGCTCTTCTTGCCGAGGGAGCCTGA
- a CDS encoding sugar phosphate isomerase/epimerase, translating into MKLGLVTYNLAKDWDVPTILAMCEKTGFEGVELRTGHAHGVEVTLSPAQRAEVRQRFADSRVALAGLGSAFEYDAIDPAVVRQNIEGTKAYVNLAADVGAPGVKVRPNRLHEKEGVPKAKTLEQIGLALRECGQYAADCGVEIRLEVHGHETCLLPNIRAILDAADHDNVFVCWNSNLEDRDADGSIDASYALVRGKIRLAHITDLADERYPWRRLFALLAADGYRGFTLAEIGQPSLEPERFLRYYRALWLAYQPR; encoded by the coding sequence ATGAAGCTCGGGCTGGTGACCTACAACCTGGCCAAGGATTGGGACGTGCCGACGATCCTCGCGATGTGCGAGAAGACCGGCTTCGAGGGCGTGGAACTGCGCACCGGCCACGCGCACGGCGTCGAGGTCACCCTCTCGCCGGCCCAGCGGGCCGAGGTGCGACAGCGCTTCGCCGACTCGCGCGTCGCCCTCGCCGGGCTGGGCAGCGCCTTCGAGTACGACGCGATTGACCCCGCGGTGGTGCGGCAGAACATCGAGGGCACGAAGGCGTATGTGAACCTCGCGGCCGACGTGGGCGCGCCCGGCGTCAAGGTGCGGCCCAACCGCCTCCACGAGAAGGAGGGCGTGCCGAAGGCCAAGACCCTCGAGCAGATCGGCCTGGCGCTCCGCGAGTGCGGCCAATACGCGGCCGACTGCGGCGTCGAAATCCGCCTCGAGGTCCACGGCCACGAGACGTGTCTGCTGCCCAACATCCGCGCCATCCTCGACGCCGCGGACCACGACAATGTGTTCGTCTGCTGGAACAGCAATCTCGAGGACCGCGACGCGGACGGCTCGATTGACGCGAGCTACGCCCTCGTGCGCGGCAAGATCCGCCTCGCGCACATCACCGATCTGGCCGACGAGCGCTATCCCTGGCGCCGCCTGTTCGCGCTGCTGGCCGCCGACGGCTACAGGGGCTTCACCCTCGCCGAGATCGGCCAACCGAGCCTTGAGCCCGAGCGCTTCCTGCGCTACTACCGCGCGCTGTGGCTCGCCTATCAGCCGAGGTAA
- a CDS encoding Gfo/Idh/MocA family oxidoreductase: MKSLKTAVVGCGLFGENHVKAYAACPGAECVAVFDLNPARAAAVAKKYGTKAARTLDEIAGDKSIRAVSIATPDFAHTDTALALLAAGKHLLIEKPLATSTAEARQILAAAKKARRTVMVDFHNHWNPPFLALKQRIDAGELGKPVMGYIRLSNPLSIPFGMLAWAGQSGPHWFLLPHIVDLMRWLIGRQRALRVTAHARREILKRKGADTYDALQATVAFEDCFITFETCWILPKSWPTLIDFQMSLVGSKSTAQIQCTEQGLRVAGPRRFETPFTAGLLDAFGVPQGFVVMPIYHFVDCLLDGRPPVVTAEDGLAATQIIEAALRSIEQQRTVEIDEA, translated from the coding sequence ATGAAGTCCCTGAAAACCGCCGTCGTCGGCTGCGGCCTCTTCGGCGAGAACCACGTGAAGGCCTACGCCGCCTGCCCGGGCGCCGAGTGCGTCGCCGTCTTCGACCTCAACCCCGCCCGCGCCGCCGCAGTGGCGAAAAAGTACGGCACGAAGGCCGCGCGGACCCTCGATGAGATTGCGGGCGACAAGAGCATCCGGGCGGTCTCCATCGCCACGCCCGACTTCGCGCACACCGACACGGCCCTCGCGCTGCTCGCGGCCGGGAAGCACCTGCTCATCGAGAAGCCCCTCGCCACCTCCACCGCCGAGGCCAGGCAGATCCTCGCCGCCGCGAAGAAGGCTCGCCGCACCGTGATGGTGGATTTCCATAATCACTGGAATCCCCCGTTCCTCGCCCTCAAGCAGCGGATTGATGCGGGCGAGCTGGGCAAGCCGGTGATGGGCTACATCCGCCTCTCCAACCCCCTCTCGATCCCCTTCGGCATGCTCGCCTGGGCGGGCCAAAGCGGCCCCCACTGGTTCCTGCTGCCGCACATTGTGGACCTGATGCGTTGGCTCATCGGGCGGCAGAGGGCCCTGCGCGTCACCGCCCACGCCCGCCGCGAAATCCTCAAGCGAAAGGGCGCCGACACCTACGACGCCCTCCAGGCCACGGTGGCGTTCGAGGACTGCTTCATCACCTTCGAGACCTGCTGGATTCTGCCCAAGAGCTGGCCCACGCTCATTGACTTCCAGATGAGCCTCGTGGGCTCGAAGAGCACCGCGCAGATCCAGTGCACCGAGCAGGGCCTGCGCGTGGCCGGCCCGCGGCGGTTCGAAACGCCCTTCACCGCCGGCCTGCTCGACGCCTTCGGCGTGCCCCAGGGCTTCGTGGTCATGCCCATCTACCACTTCGTGGACTGCCTCCTCGACGGCCGGCCGCCCGTCGTCACTGCCGAGGACGGCCTCGCGGCCACCCAGATCATCGAGGCCGCGCTTCGCTCGATCGAGCAGCAGCGCACGGTGGAGATAGACGAGGCGTGA
- the rimO gene encoding 30S ribosomal protein S12 methylthiotransferase RimO codes for MSRRGHDRHRIGLISLGCAKNEVDAERILGAAAEAGWLVCGDPADADVVVVNTCGFIEAAKAESLGAIQEALELKARGRPRAVVVAGCLAERYGRELARELPGVDAWLGIADPRQLPALAAGLLERPAPRPVVRLEPLPGGFGDEGPRLRITPRHYAYLRITEGCDNRCAYCAIPLIRGPLRSKPLETCLAEARDLAADGCRELVLIGQDTTNYGLDLTGHRSLPRLLAQLAEIGPLHWLRVLYSHPAHFDAAALDAFAATPKLCPYVDLPIQHASDPVLARMGRRTTRAAMAGLIARLRQRIPHLVLRTTVLVGYPGETEADFAALLEFIEAVEFDRLGAFAYSEEEGTPAAAAGPAVPPAAREARRREVMRRQQAIAFRKAQARVGARAEVVLDRRLGAGLFAGRSYAEAPDVDGLIRVRGRGLEAGQFVEVEITDAVGYDLEARVGGQTARRKEAHGPRA; via the coding sequence ATGAGCAGGCGCGGCCACGATAGGCACCGCATCGGCCTCATCAGCCTCGGCTGCGCGAAGAACGAGGTGGACGCCGAGCGCATCCTCGGCGCCGCCGCCGAGGCGGGCTGGCTCGTGTGCGGCGACCCCGCCGACGCCGACGTGGTGGTGGTGAACACCTGCGGCTTCATCGAGGCCGCGAAGGCCGAATCGCTCGGCGCGATCCAGGAGGCGCTGGAGCTGAAGGCCCGCGGCCGCCCCCGCGCCGTGGTCGTGGCCGGCTGCCTGGCCGAGCGCTACGGGCGCGAACTGGCCCGCGAGCTGCCGGGCGTGGACGCCTGGCTGGGCATCGCCGACCCGCGCCAACTGCCCGCCCTGGCCGCCGGGCTGCTCGAGCGGCCCGCGCCCAGGCCCGTCGTGCGCCTCGAGCCGCTGCCGGGCGGCTTCGGCGACGAGGGGCCGCGCCTCCGCATCACGCCTCGCCATTACGCCTATCTGCGCATCACCGAGGGCTGCGACAACCGCTGCGCCTATTGCGCCATCCCGCTCATCCGCGGGCCGCTGCGCAGCAAGCCCCTCGAAACCTGTCTGGCCGAGGCCCGCGACCTGGCCGCCGACGGCTGCCGCGAGCTGGTGCTCATCGGGCAAGACACCACGAACTACGGCCTCGACCTCACCGGCCATCGTTCGCTGCCCAGGCTCCTCGCCCAGCTCGCCGAAATCGGGCCGCTGCACTGGCTCCGCGTGCTCTACTCGCACCCCGCGCACTTCGACGCGGCCGCGCTCGACGCCTTCGCCGCCACGCCCAAGCTCTGCCCCTACGTGGACCTGCCCATCCAGCACGCCAGCGACCCCGTGCTCGCGCGCATGGGCCGCCGCACCACCCGCGCCGCCATGGCCGGCCTCATCGCGCGCCTCCGCCAGCGAATCCCCCACCTCGTCTTGCGCACCACCGTGCTCGTCGGGTATCCTGGCGAGACCGAGGCCGACTTCGCGGCGCTGCTGGAGTTCATCGAGGCCGTCGAGTTCGACCGCCTGGGGGCCTTCGCCTACTCGGAAGAGGAAGGCACGCCGGCCGCCGCCGCGGGCCCCGCGGTGCCGCCGGCGGCCCGCGAGGCACGCCGCCGCGAGGTGATGCGGCGCCAGCAGGCCATCGCCTTCCGCAAGGCCCAGGCCCGCGTGGGCGCCCGGGCCGAAGTGGTGCTCGACCGGCGCCTGGGCGCCGGCCTCTTCGCCGGCCGCAGCTATGCCGAGGCGCCCGACGTGGATGGCCTCATCCGCGTGCGCGGCCGCGGCCTCGAAGCCGGCCAGTTCGTCGAAGTGGAGATCACCGATGCAGTGGGGTACGACCTGGAAGCCCGGGTGGGGGGCCAAACGGCGCGCCGAAAGGAGGCCCATGGACCGCGTGCGTGA
- a CDS encoding type II toxin-antitoxin system Phd/YefM family antitoxin: MKAGLKEPEIVLKDGKPARVILDIEDYEELLERLEDTEDLRALEALRNRPRQFRDFDEYLAERSRRVHRAH; encoded by the coding sequence ATGAAGGCGGGACTGAAAGAGCCCGAGATCGTGCTCAAAGACGGCAAGCCGGCGCGGGTGATCCTGGACATCGAGGACTACGAGGAGTTGCTCGAACGGCTCGAGGACACTGAGGACCTCCGGGCGCTAGAAGCCTTGCGTAACAGGCCCAGGCAGTTCCGGGACTTCGATGAGTATCTCGCGGAGCGCAGTCGGCGTGTACACCGTGCGCATTGA
- a CDS encoding type II toxin-antitoxin system RelE/ParE family toxin encodes MDRLPNDRFDQIAARIRALAADPRPPGCRKIVGSRNDWRIRVGPYRVVYEIDDQAREVRVNRVRSRAQVYR; translated from the coding sequence ATGGACCGCCTGCCCAATGACCGCTTTGATCAGATTGCCGCGCGCATTCGGGCGCTTGCCGCGGATCCCAGGCCCCCAGGTTGCCGCAAGATCGTGGGGTCACGAAACGACTGGCGCATCCGCGTGGGACCCTACCGGGTTGTGTACGAGATTGACGACCAAGCGAGAGAGGTCCGAGTGAACCGCGTGAGGTCCAGAGCCCAAGTCTATCGGTAA
- a CDS encoding M14 family zinc carboxypeptidase — MRVTSDFECGNGKNIQQVAPGHWRLEEVGERAPYCKYFCVRVEAGDDGGPVRLDVYPDPLLGDEGRLGMLHHYPAPLWFCEGDLDHWLPVAHRWPGADRYGLDHLSTQIVVPPGAALFVASNVVLPYSKLVAWAAAMAERGALVDSLGRSHEGRDIPRLRLPCTGHGRPLTVLVLSGQHPSEHCGPLAVCGIAEFLASSHPEARGIRERCDVWLVPMVNPDGNVRGRNGWTAADVNPCSDFTGASDGAPPKAVEDQLLWRWLWQELRPDLSLDFHGYLGTRGFADPPCDGCYVLEKPEELYPSPERLNAYRAIRDTLFWDTPGLSARSRPGTLSADMLEYHLARACGTLVPFYEINHAFHGVQAARRKGADVFRAVARTLLALPFPLP, encoded by the coding sequence ATGAGGGTCACCAGCGACTTCGAGTGCGGGAACGGCAAGAACATCCAGCAAGTGGCGCCCGGCCATTGGCGCCTCGAGGAGGTGGGCGAGAGGGCCCCCTACTGCAAGTACTTCTGCGTGAGGGTCGAGGCCGGCGACGACGGCGGCCCCGTGCGTCTGGACGTCTACCCCGACCCGCTGCTCGGCGACGAGGGGCGGCTGGGCATGCTGCACCACTACCCCGCGCCGCTGTGGTTCTGCGAGGGCGACCTCGACCACTGGCTGCCCGTGGCCCACCGCTGGCCTGGCGCGGACCGTTACGGCCTCGACCACCTTTCGACCCAGATCGTGGTGCCGCCCGGCGCGGCGCTCTTCGTCGCGAGCAACGTGGTGCTGCCCTATTCGAAGCTCGTGGCCTGGGCAGCGGCAATGGCTGAGCGTGGCGCGCTGGTGGACTCGCTCGGCCGCAGCCACGAGGGGCGCGACATTCCGCGCCTACGCCTGCCCTGCACAGGCCACGGCAGGCCGCTCACCGTCCTTGTGCTCTCGGGCCAGCACCCCAGCGAGCACTGCGGACCGCTGGCCGTCTGCGGCATCGCCGAGTTTCTCGCCTCCAGCCACCCCGAGGCCAGGGGCATCCGCGAGCGCTGCGACGTGTGGCTCGTGCCGATGGTCAACCCCGACGGCAATGTGCGCGGCCGCAACGGCTGGACGGCGGCCGACGTGAACCCGTGCTCGGACTTCACGGGCGCCAGCGACGGCGCGCCGCCGAAGGCCGTCGAGGACCAGTTGCTCTGGCGATGGCTGTGGCAGGAACTGCGGCCCGACCTGTCGCTCGACTTCCACGGCTACCTGGGCACCCGCGGCTTCGCCGACCCGCCCTGCGACGGCTGCTATGTGCTCGAGAAGCCCGAGGAGCTCTACCCCTCGCCCGAGCGGCTCAACGCCTACCGGGCCATCCGCGACACGCTGTTCTGGGACACTCCCGGCCTCTCGGCCCGCTCGCGCCCGGGCACGCTGAGCGCCGACATGCTGGAGTATCACCTCGCCCGCGCGTGCGGCACGCTCGTGCCGTTCTACGAGATCAACCACGCCTTCCACGGCGTGCAGGCCGCGCGGCGCAAGGGGGCCGATGTTTTCCGGGCCGTGGCGCGCACTCTCCTCGCCCTCCCCTTCCCACTGCCGTGA
- a CDS encoding aspartate kinase: MKVAKFGGTSLASAEQFRKVGAIIASDPQRRIVVVSAPGKRHKADTKVTDMLIACADRQLAFGSAEVEVRAVAERYAEIARGLSLSEAIADVVTADLNARLAGDKSHRSRFVDTLKAAGEDNCAKLFAEYLRSLGLEASYVSPREAGLLVSAEFGNAQVLPESYAHLHALRDRPGITVFPGFFGYSKAGDVVTFPRGGSDITGSIVAAGVRAELYENFTDVDSVFVASPNIVEHPCAILEITYREMRELSYAGFSVFHEEALEPAVRANIPVCIKNTNNPAAPGTMILPERVLAAGPVTGIASDTGFCSLYLSKYLMNREVGFGRRLLQILEEEGLSFEHCPSGIDNISVILREKHFDTAREARVLERIRRELAVDDVTVERDLALVMIVGEGMRHTVGIAARATAALARGGVNIEMINQGSSEVSMMFGVKAADAARAVRALYGEFFLRPPKG; the protein is encoded by the coding sequence ATGAAGGTGGCGAAGTTTGGCGGCACGTCGCTGGCCTCCGCCGAGCAGTTCCGCAAGGTGGGAGCCATCATTGCGTCGGACCCGCAGCGGCGGATCGTCGTGGTCTCCGCGCCCGGCAAGCGGCATAAGGCCGACACGAAGGTGACGGACATGCTGATCGCCTGTGCGGACCGGCAGCTCGCCTTCGGCTCGGCCGAGGTCGAGGTGCGCGCCGTGGCCGAGCGCTATGCCGAGATCGCCCGCGGCTTGAGCCTGTCCGAGGCCATCGCCGATGTGGTGACGGCGGACCTCAACGCCCGGCTGGCCGGCGACAAGAGCCACCGCAGCCGCTTCGTGGACACTCTGAAGGCGGCGGGCGAGGACAACTGTGCGAAGCTCTTCGCCGAGTACCTGCGGAGCCTCGGCCTCGAGGCCAGCTACGTGAGCCCCCGCGAGGCCGGGCTGCTCGTGAGCGCCGAGTTCGGCAACGCCCAGGTGCTGCCCGAGTCGTACGCCCATCTGCACGCCCTGCGCGACCGCCCAGGCATCACCGTGTTCCCCGGCTTCTTCGGCTACTCGAAGGCGGGCGATGTGGTGACCTTCCCGCGGGGCGGGTCGGACATCACGGGCTCGATCGTGGCTGCCGGCGTGAGGGCCGAGCTGTACGAGAACTTCACCGACGTGGACTCGGTGTTCGTGGCCAGCCCGAACATCGTCGAGCATCCCTGCGCGATCCTGGAGATCACGTACCGCGAGATGCGCGAGCTGTCCTACGCCGGCTTCAGCGTGTTTCACGAGGAGGCCCTGGAGCCCGCCGTGCGCGCCAACATCCCCGTGTGCATCAAGAACACCAACAACCCGGCGGCCCCCGGCACGATGATCCTTCCCGAGCGGGTGCTCGCGGCCGGCCCGGTGACGGGAATCGCCAGCGACACGGGCTTCTGCTCGCTCTACCTGAGCAAGTACCTGATGAACCGCGAGGTCGGCTTCGGCCGCCGCCTGCTCCAGATTCTCGAAGAGGAGGGGCTCTCGTTCGAGCATTGCCCGTCGGGCATTGACAACATCTCCGTCATCCTGCGCGAGAAGCACTTCGACACGGCCCGCGAGGCCCGCGTGCTCGAGCGCATCCGCCGCGAGCTGGCAGTGGACGATGTGACGGTGGAGCGCGACCTGGCCCTGGTGATGATCGTGGGCGAAGGGATGCGGCACACGGTGGGCATCGCCGCGCGCGCCACGGCCGCGCTGGCCCGAGGCGGCGTGAACATCGAGATGATCAACCAGGGCTCGTCCGAGGTCTCCATGATGTTCGGCGTCAA
- a CDS encoding nucleotidyltransferase domain-containing protein produces the protein MVALVEQHKPALDSLCREFRVRRLELFGSAATSEGPLAESSDLDFLVEFLPLEPGAHADAYFGLLAALEDLFGRPVDLVMTRAITNPYFLESVNRTRTVLYAA, from the coding sequence GTGGTCGCACTGGTCGAGCAACACAAGCCCGCCTTGGATAGCCTGTGCCGAGAGTTCAGGGTTCGCCGCCTCGAGCTTTTCGGCTCGGCCGCGACGAGCGAAGGCCCCCTCGCGGAGAGCAGCGACCTGGACTTCCTCGTCGAGTTCCTGCCGCTGGAGCCGGGGGCGCATGCGGATGCCTACTTCGGCCTGCTGGCCGCGCTCGAGGACCTCTTTGGGCGGCCCGTGGATCTGGTCATGACCCGCGCCATCACGAACCCCTACTTCCTGGAGTCCGTCAACCGGACGCGAACGGTGCTCTATGCGGCTTGA
- a CDS encoding PmoA family protein, with protein MLARRLTLAWVVLALLALPARAFEVTLEVEAGDSDRVETPVCAPVMLPATPGADVAVEVEGPGGKTPGQLVPGPERGSFMLAWLVSLKKGEKATYKAKIEKGDAPRGFAFEDAKGDHLDLLFDGRKVTRFMYRFTDDPDAKKRFPDAKPFTHVFDSKGQDVITSPGGQPFPHHRGLFLGYKVKLPNGPTYDFWHVPNCWQRLDRFTQQAAGPVLGRMTALVNWADPKGEPVLVEERTITVYRQSKPEVLLDFVSTLASRMGDLDIGGDPEHAGVQFRPHFDVGNAENKKNTKYVFPPNMTPGGKGTQDMPWAAVRFTLRGSAFEVAHLNHPENPKGAIYSAYRDYGRFGSYAPMKLPADKPITLRYRLYVREAPEALTPAEVQRLYNDFATPPKVTVKQ; from the coding sequence ATGCTCGCGAGAAGGCTGACACTGGCCTGGGTCGTGCTGGCCCTCTTGGCTCTTCCCGCCCGAGCCTTCGAGGTCACGCTCGAGGTCGAGGCGGGTGATAGCGACCGCGTGGAGACGCCCGTGTGCGCGCCCGTCATGCTGCCCGCGACGCCGGGGGCCGACGTGGCGGTGGAGGTCGAGGGTCCCGGCGGCAAGACGCCCGGCCAGCTCGTGCCCGGCCCTGAAAGGGGCTCGTTCATGCTCGCCTGGCTCGTGTCGCTCAAGAAGGGCGAAAAGGCCACCTACAAGGCGAAGATCGAAAAGGGCGACGCGCCGAGAGGTTTCGCCTTCGAGGACGCGAAGGGCGACCACCTCGACCTGCTCTTCGACGGCCGCAAGGTGACGCGGTTCATGTACCGCTTCACCGACGACCCCGACGCCAAGAAACGCTTCCCCGACGCCAAGCCCTTCACCCACGTGTTCGACTCGAAGGGCCAGGACGTGATCACCAGCCCCGGCGGCCAGCCCTTCCCCCACCATCGCGGGCTCTTCCTCGGCTACAAGGTCAAGCTGCCCAACGGCCCCACCTATGACTTCTGGCACGTGCCCAATTGCTGGCAACGGCTCGACAGGTTCACCCAGCAGGCGGCCGGGCCCGTGCTCGGCCGCATGACCGCCCTGGTGAACTGGGCCGACCCGAAGGGCGAACCCGTGCTCGTCGAGGAACGCACCATCACCGTCTACCGCCAGAGCAAGCCCGAGGTGCTGCTCGACTTCGTGTCCACGCTGGCGTCCAGGATGGGTGACCTGGATATTGGCGGCGACCCCGAGCACGCCGGCGTCCAGTTCCGCCCCCATTTCGACGTCGGCAACGCGGAGAACAAGAAGAACACGAAATACGTCTTCCCGCCGAACATGACGCCGGGGGGCAAAGGCACGCAGGACATGCCGTGGGCCGCCGTGCGGTTCACACTGCGCGGTTCGGCCTTCGAGGTGGCGCACCTGAACCACCCCGAGAACCCGAAGGGGGCCATCTACTCGGCCTACCGGGACTACGGGCGCTTCGGCTCCTACGCCCCGATGAAGCTGCCCGCCGACAAGCCCATCACGCTCCGCTACCGCCTCTACGTGCGCGAGGCGCCCGAGGCACTCACGCCGGCCGAGGTGCAGCGCCTCTACAACGACTTCGCCACGCCGCCGAAAGTCACTGTGAAGCAATGA
- a CDS encoding phosphatidylglycerophosphatase A: protein MDRVREWAVSCFYLGEFPFASGTVGSLGAVALYLLAALRLEGATLSLAAGAAGVVFAAIGIALGHWAQVHYDNRDPRQFVLDEAAGQMFALVAVTPLVMSVVRWKAALAAFLFFRVCDVIKPFPASRAEALNAGWGIVLDDVIAGLYAAALTHLWFHFIA, encoded by the coding sequence ATGGACCGCGTGCGTGAGTGGGCCGTGAGCTGCTTCTACCTCGGCGAGTTCCCCTTCGCCTCGGGCACCGTGGGCAGCCTGGGGGCCGTGGCCCTCTACCTGCTCGCGGCGCTGCGGCTGGAAGGGGCCACGCTCAGCCTCGCCGCGGGCGCGGCGGGCGTCGTCTTCGCCGCCATCGGCATCGCGCTCGGCCACTGGGCCCAGGTGCACTACGACAACCGCGACCCCCGCCAGTTCGTGCTCGACGAGGCCGCCGGCCAGATGTTCGCCCTCGTGGCCGTCACGCCGCTGGTGATGAGCGTGGTGCGCTGGAAGGCCGCGCTCGCCGCTTTCCTCTTCTTCCGAGTGTGCGACGTCATCAAGCCCTTTCCGGCCAGCCGCGCCGAGGCGCTCAACGCCGGTTGGGGCATCGTGCTCGACGACGTGATCGCCGGCCTCTACGCGGCCGCACTCACGCATCTGTGGTTCCACTTCATCGCATAG